The nucleotide sequence CCTAAATCAGCCAAAATTTATAAAGAGCTATGGACTGAAAAAGGTTCGCCATTGCTTATTTACGGTAATAGTTTAAAAGAAAAAGTACAAAAAAGAGTAGGAGAGGAGGTAGTAGTAGAGTTGGCCATGCGTTACCAACAACCATCTATCAGGAATGTTTTGGAAAAAATGCGGAAAATGAACCTCGACCGTATTGTAGTTTTTCCATTGTTTCCGCAATACGCCAGCAGCAGCACAGGTTCGGCATTGCAAGAAGTAATGGAGGTGATTAAAGAATGGTGGGTTATTCCGGAATTAAAACTTTTTAGCCAATATTTCGATAATCCAATGTATTTGGATGCAGTAGCCGAAACCGGCCGAGAATTTCCACATGAAAACTACGATCATGTTATTTTCAGTTACCATGGTTTACCGGAACGTCAGGTAGATAAAGTATACGAAGATCGCCAGTGCAGTAACCACCATTGCGACGAGCAATTGGACAACGAGAATTATTATTGTTACAAAGCCGGATGTTATTACACCACCAATGAGATTGTTAAAAGGTTGCAAATACCGGAAGGCAAATACACCGTAAGTTTCCAATCGAGGTTAGACGATAAATGGTTAAAACCCTACTCCGATGAGGTGGTAAGGCAACT is from Bacteroidia bacterium and encodes:
- the hemH gene encoding ferrochelatase, with the protein product MKNNRRPKTGLLLLNLGTPDSPEVADVRRYLGQFLNDPRVIDIPWLARKILVNLIIVPFRAPKSAKIYKELWTEKGSPLLIYGNSLKEKVQKRVGEEVVVELAMRYQQPSIRNVLEKMRKMNLDRIVVFPLFPQYASSSTGSALQEVMEVIKEWWVIPELKLFSQYFDNPMYLDAVAETGREFPHENYDHVIFSYHGLPERQVDKVYEDRQCSNHHCDEQLDNENYYCYKAGCYYTTNEIVKRLQIPEGKYTVSFQSRLDDKWLKPYSDEVVRQLAEKGAKNILVFSPAFTADCLETTIEIGHEYQDIFTKAGGQKVQLVPSLNDRDQWVETIVNLVFGNKNG